The following proteins are encoded in a genomic region of Nicotiana sylvestris chromosome 4, ASM39365v2, whole genome shotgun sequence:
- the LOC138890308 gene encoding uncharacterized protein, translating to MTPNELNYSPIKKLCLVLVFSIQKLKHYFQAHVVCLVSRENPIKFFMSKPVLSDRLARWYLQFQQFEIVYIPQKAIKIQVLADFLADHPIHYDWNLIDELPDEDAMVIEVQPPLKMYFDGVAHCR from the coding sequence atgacaccaaatgAGCTGAATTATTCGCCAATCAAAAAGTTATGTTTGGTGCTAGTCTTCTcaatccaaaagttgaagcactactttcaagctcatgtcgttTGTTTGGTTTCTAGAGAAAATCCCATCAAGTTTTTTATGTCAAAACCTgtccttagtgatcgactagcaaggtggtacctccagtttcaacaatttgaaattgtgtacatccctcaaaaggctatAAAAATACAAGTGTTAGcggacttcttggcagatcacccTATACATTATGATTGGAATCTAATtgatgaactacctgatgaggatgCAATGGTTattgaagttcaacctccattgaagatgtactttgatggtgttgCACATTGCAGATGA